From a single Couchioplanes caeruleus genomic region:
- a CDS encoding ferredoxin reductase, which yields MARAAVPGRLIWRVATVAEARWETPSARTLVLDIPQWPGHLPGQHVDVRLTAPDGYSAQRSYSIASAWRDGGRVELTVQRVADGEVSSYLTDVLEPGQQLELRGPVGGWFVWRGTPAPVLLVAGGSGVVPLMAMIRARGDARGRQPFRLVHSVRTPQDTLYAAELARRVRDDPGLDVHIAYTRKTPDDWPQPPGRIGVATLNTHGWPPDFAPDVFVCGPTSFVEAAADILVALGHDASTIRTERFGGTA from the coding sequence ATGGCGCGAGCAGCGGTACCAGGGCGATTGATCTGGCGGGTCGCCACCGTCGCCGAGGCCCGGTGGGAGACGCCGTCGGCGCGCACCCTGGTCCTCGACATCCCGCAGTGGCCCGGTCACCTGCCGGGCCAGCACGTCGACGTCCGCCTGACCGCCCCGGACGGCTATTCGGCCCAGCGCAGCTACTCGATCGCGTCCGCGTGGCGTGACGGCGGCCGGGTGGAGCTGACGGTCCAGCGGGTCGCGGACGGCGAAGTGTCGTCGTACCTGACGGACGTGCTGGAGCCCGGTCAGCAACTCGAGCTGCGCGGCCCGGTCGGCGGATGGTTCGTCTGGCGCGGCACGCCGGCGCCGGTGCTGCTGGTGGCCGGCGGCTCGGGCGTCGTCCCGCTCATGGCGATGATCCGGGCGCGCGGCGACGCCCGCGGGCGCCAGCCGTTCCGGCTGGTCCACTCCGTGCGCACCCCGCAGGACACCCTCTACGCGGCCGAGCTGGCCCGGCGGGTCCGCGACGACCCGGGCCTGGACGTGCACATCGCCTACACCCGCAAGACGCCGGACGACTGGCCGCAGCCGCCGGGCCGGATCGGCGTCGCGACACTGAACACGCACGGCTGGCCGCCGGACTTCGCGCCCGACGTCTTCGTCTGCGGGCCCACGTCGTTCGTGGAGGCGGCCGCGGACATCCTCGTCGCGCTGGGGCATGACGCGTCCACGATCAGGACCGAGCGATTCGGGGGTACGGCATGA
- a CDS encoding sulfite oxidase-like oxidoreductase: protein MSIISPGFGGRRRSSRPDLPPGQYLTHDFPVLSAGPTPRVPLERWSFAITDETGARTSWSWDELNALPQEDFTVDIHCVTKWSKLGTTWRGVPLDALFENVETTADFTMVHSYGGYTTNVPLEDLLDGKAWIAHTFDGEPLHPEHGGPARLVVPALYFWKSAKWVNGIEMLQQDEPGFWEEAGYHMYGDPWREQRYQGD from the coding sequence ATGAGCATCATCTCTCCCGGCTTCGGCGGGCGGCGGCGCTCCTCGCGCCCCGACCTGCCGCCCGGGCAGTACCTCACGCACGACTTCCCGGTGCTCTCGGCGGGGCCGACGCCGCGGGTCCCGCTCGAGCGGTGGTCGTTCGCCATCACCGACGAGACCGGCGCGAGGACGAGCTGGTCGTGGGATGAGCTGAACGCGCTGCCGCAGGAGGACTTCACGGTCGACATCCACTGCGTCACGAAGTGGTCCAAACTGGGCACGACGTGGCGCGGCGTCCCGCTGGACGCGCTCTTCGAGAACGTGGAGACCACCGCGGACTTCACGATGGTGCACAGCTACGGCGGCTACACCACGAACGTCCCGCTGGAGGACCTGCTCGACGGCAAGGCGTGGATCGCGCACACCTTCGACGGTGAGCCGCTGCACCCGGAGCACGGCGGCCCGGCCCGCCTCGTCGTCCCCGCGCTGTACTTCTGGAAGTCCGCGAAGTGGGTCAACGGCATCGAGATGCTCCAGCAGGACGAGCCCGGCTTCTGGGAAGAGGCCGGCTACCACATGTACGGGGACCCATGGCGCGAGCAGCGGTACCAGGGCGATTGA
- a CDS encoding SigE family RNA polymerase sigma factor, producing MRSGRRSDEEFVEFARANSARLQRAAYLLTGDRHQAEEAAQAALVRVYASWGRVRRKDPYAYTRTVLANLLTDQWRRPMREYATEQLPEQPVARDVADDVTRRRWLIGALKALSPRERAVVVMRHFFDITEVDVARELNLSLGTVKSLNSRALAKLRVSIPSPRHSMESGAIR from the coding sequence GTGAGATCAGGCCGACGAAGCGACGAAGAGTTCGTCGAGTTCGCGCGTGCGAACTCGGCGCGGCTGCAGCGTGCCGCATACCTGCTGACCGGGGACCGGCACCAGGCGGAGGAGGCGGCCCAGGCGGCCCTCGTGCGCGTGTACGCCTCCTGGGGCCGGGTACGCCGCAAGGACCCGTACGCGTACACCCGTACCGTCCTGGCCAACCTGCTGACCGACCAGTGGCGCCGCCCGATGCGCGAGTACGCGACCGAGCAGCTGCCCGAGCAGCCGGTCGCCCGCGACGTGGCCGACGACGTGACCCGCCGCCGCTGGCTGATCGGCGCCCTGAAGGCGTTGTCGCCCCGCGAGCGCGCGGTCGTGGTGATGCGGCACTTCTTCGACATCACCGAGGTGGACGTGGCCCGCGAGCTCAACCTCTCGCTGGGCACGGTGAAGAGCCTCAACTCCCGGGCGCTCGCGAAGCTGCGGGTCTCGATCCCCTCGCCCCGGCACAGCATGGAGAGCGGAGCCATCCGATGA